Genomic DNA from Acidisoma sp. PAMC 29798:
GGCGTCGTATTCGTCGAAAACCAGGGCGCAAGGGTGTTGCAATGCCCAGGGTAGGATGCCCTCGCGGAATTCCGTGACCTGCTGGCCGTCCTTCAGGACGATGGCATCCTTGCCGATGAGGTCGATGCGGCTGATGTGGCTGTCGAGGTTGATGCGCAGACAGGGCCAGTTCAGCCGGGCCGCAACTTGCTCGATATGGGTGGATTTGCCGGTGCCGTGATAGCCCTGGATCATCACCCGCCGGTTGAAGGCGAAGCCCGCGATAATGGCGAGCGTGGTGTCATGGTCGAACTGGTAGGTGGGGTCGATCTCGGGCACATGCTCTGACGCCGTGCTGAAGGCCGGCACGGTGATATCGGAATCGATCTTGAAGACGTCGCGAACCTTGAGCGTGATGTCCGGCGTGCCGAGGGTCCCGACAGTCCTGGTGGTCGCGATGCCGGAATTGGCGCCATTCATCATCGAAAAGAACGTCCTGTTGTGTTGCAGTCAGAGTAGCGGCGGTGACCAATGCCGCAAGGCCCAGGGCGCCGCCTTCCGTTCATATAGTGGCGACCGGCATCCCCCGCGAGGTCGCCGCCTCTAACAATGGGGTCTCAGGATCGCGCCATCTGTCGTTCCTCGGCCGGCCACAAGGTGCGGAGCGTCGCATAGGCGATGTTGATCGCCTTGATCTGCTCCTCGGCTGCGTTGCCGCCGCCATTCGCGTCCGGATGATGCTTCTTGGCGAGTGTCTTGTAGCGCGCCTTCACGACATCCAGGCTCACCGGCCAACCCAGCCCGAGCACCGCCAAAGGCTGTCGCAGTTCCTGCGGCGCATGGTCCGCCGCTGGCTCGGCCGAGCCGGTGCGCCGCCCGGCGAGATCAAGGAAGGGGTCGCGCAGGATCGCCTCATCTGGCAGGCGGGGGCCGCCATTGGCACCGAGACGCCAGGTTGGCCGCTGCCACGAAGCGTCCGCCCGCAACTCGACCTCAATCTGCCCCGGCGTCATATCCTTGTAATAGTCCCAGCTCGCGTTGTAGGCGCGCACATGCTCCAGGCAGAGCCACAGATACTCGTTGAGAGAGGTCCGGGACCGCGGCGCCTTGTAGCAGCCCAGCGCGCTGCAATCAGGCATGTCGCACAACCGGCCCGGCGCGTCCGGGTCGGGCGCGTAGGCCCGGGCACGGGGGACGCGTCTGGTTGTCATGGACGCTATATGGTCGCCCGCCGCCATTCTTGGCAATCCCGTCCTTGCCCCTTCGCAACTCCAGACGCGCACGGCAGAATCACGCGGGGGGTTCTTGAAACACGCCGGGTTTGCCCTCAAGCTGACGTCATGACGAGGTCCGACCGCATCACTGAGACACTGACCCGCACCTTCGCGCCACTGTCGTTGGACGTGGTCGATGACAGTGGCAGCCATGCCGGTCATTCCGGTGCGGCAGTGGGCGGAGAGACCCATTTTAACGTCATCATGGCGGCCGAATGCTTCGAGGGCATGACCCGCGTCGCGCGTGCGCGTGCCGTCAATGATGCACTGGCGGATGAGTTTGCGGCCGGCCTGCACGCCCTGGCCCTGACGCTGCGGACCCCGGCGGAGCGCGCAAAAACCCTCTGAAACGTCACGCTCGGTGCGGAATGATTTGCACCTCGCGGCGAATCTGTGCCTCCTTTCCGCAAAACAGGGTGTGTTAACCAATAATGTCAGCCGTCGCGATGGACGATATTGATCGTGCAATCCTTCGCCTCATCGCGCGCGATGCGTCCCTCTCCTTGGCCGAAATCGCGGCACAGGTCCGCCTTACGCCGACGCCCTGCTGGAAACGCATCCGCCGGCTGGAGAAGGACGGCGTCATCAAGTCCCGCGTCGCCGTTCTGGACCAGAAGGCGCTGGGCCTGCCCGTCTCGGTCTTTGTCTCGGTCGAAACGACTGACCATTCGGCTGAGTGGCTGACCCGTTTCGCCGAACTGGTGGAACGCACGCCCCAGATCGTCGATGCCTGGCGTATGGGGGGTGATGTGGACTATCTTCTGCACGTCGTCGTGCCCGATATCAGTGCCTATGACGCCTTCTACCGCCAGTTGATCGCCGCTCTACCCCTCCGCAACGTGACGAGCCGTTTCGCGATGGAGCGCATAAAGTCGGCGCCTCTACCTATCTAGCGACCCTGAGGAGAACGACCCTGCAAGACGATCCCGATCAGCGCCGTGATCCGCCCGATGGGGGCGGCGCTGGCACAGGCGCCGTCATCCGCGCGGCTCTGGACGCGGTGGGAACGCTGCCGGACAGTGAGATCGCACTCGCTGAGACGGCGCTGCTGTTTGCCCGGCTTGATGAGCCTGAGGCGGATTGGCGTGGTGCGCGCAACCATCTGAGCCTGCTCGCGCGGGAGGCGGCGGAACTGTCTCATTGGGCGGGCGAAAGCGCCGCCGCCCAGGCCGAAGCGCTGTCGGGCATGTTGGGCGCCCGCCATGACTATAGCGGCGATTATGAAACCTATGACGATCTTCAGAACGCCAATCTGATCAGTGTCACCGAGCGTCGTCGCGGCCTGCCGATCAGCCTCGGCCTCATCTGGCTGCACTGTGCCGAGGTCGCTGGGTGGGACTGCTACGGCATCGATATCCCCAGCCACTTCATCCTCGGCCTCGACGCGGATGATGGCCGGGTCATCATCGATGTCTTCGCCAGCGGCCAGACGCTGGATGATGAGGACCTCGAAAACCTGCTGATGCGCGTCCAGGGCAGCAAGCCGCAGCGTGGCGGCACCATCGGTCGCGGCCGCATGGGCAAGCGGGATGTTCTGTTGCGGCTGCAACGTAACATTGCCCATAGGCGGTACAAGGCGAAGAACCTGCCTGGCACGCTTCTCTGCGTCGAGGACATGCTGAGGATCGCGCCCGAAACGATCGCCTTATGGCAGGAAGCGGCGGTGCTCAACCAGCAGCTCGACCAGATGGCGGCGGCGGTTCGTTGCATGGGGCGCGTCGTGGCGCTGATACCGCCAGGCGAGGACGCCGATGTCGCCCGCGCCACCATGCGCCGGCTGCGCAGCCGCTTGAACTAGCAGCCTGCGTCTTGCCACTTATGACGAGGGTTGAAGCCCTTCGCCTCTCATGACATCGAGGAAGCCTTGTTTGGAAAGGGCTGCATCGATCGTCTGGCTCAGAGCGATCTGAACGACGAAACGCAGCTTTTCGACGGAGCCGAAAGCGCCGCTTTCGAAGTCCAGAAGGCTACCCTCCAATAGATCGGTGGCGACCGTATCTCGGTAAATCTCGCGCCCCAGCCGGCGGCTGGTCAGCGTCAGGGTCAAGCGAATTTGGGCCTCTCGGCGCAGATACTGGTCACTCTCGAATTGCTCGATCGTGACGTTCATGTCGATGTCGCCTTGTCCACTGGCCGCCAGCAAGCCGCGCGTGGCAAGCGCCGCGCGAAAGGCCTGTGAGACCACGTCTGCCAGTGGGGTCGGCGCGTTGAGCACCTTGAGCGGGTTGCCATAGCCGCCGCGGATCGCGCCAAACCACCGAGGATCGTCCTCGCCCCGTTGATCGATGGTGCTGACGCTGATCACGATCGGTGGCCCGGAACGCGCGATGAACACTGTCGGCTGATAGACCAGCGGAACGATATGGGCGCAGGCGGCAAGTGCGAGCATCAAGACCAGTATCGGAAGCCGGAACAAAATCTTCATGGAACGAGTGCGCATGCGCGGTGGTTCACGTCAAGCGTGCTTCAAAGACTACCGCGCTGCACGACCGTATTGAGAAAGCGATGTGGTGACTCTGCATCGCTCTCCACGCACCTCGTCATGGCATGCCTTCGAATGCCATGACGAGAGACTTGGTCTTTGAACCTGCTTAACTCCATCGCACTCTGGAGTCAGCAGCTCTACTTATCGATGAACTGCGGATCGATGACCGTGTCGTAGGTGATCGGCATCTTGATCTTGCCCAGCTTGCCCCAGATGTCGAGACCGAGCTTGATCACGCCATTCGCGGCGCCGGGATTGGCGGAGGTGCCGAAATAGGACTTGTTCAAAGCGGCGTCATAGAAGTTCACGCCACCGGCGGCGCTTGCAAAGTCAGCCGGATTGGACAGATATCCGCCGACGCTCTTGGCCATATCGGCATAAGCCTCCTTCGGATGTGCCTTGGTATAATCAACGGCTTTGATGATGCCATCGACCAGCGCCTGGACATCGGCAGGATCGTTCTTGATGGTGTCGCAACGCAGAATCAGAACATCGAGAATGACGCCGGGGGTAGCGGCGCTGTTGATGAGGATCTTGCCCTTGTCATGCTCCTTCACGAAGGAGAGGTTCGGCTCCCAGGTCACGGCGGCAGGAATACGGCCGGCGATGAACGCGGCGGCGGCATCATCGGCCGTCATGTTCACGACCTTGAAGTCGCTCTGCGTCATGCCCTGTTTGGCGAGCAGGTAATTGAACCAGAACTGGCTCGTGGAGCCCTCGTTCATGGCGATTTCCTTGCCCTTCAACTGGGCAATGCTGGTGATGTCCTTGCCAGCGACCATGCCATCTGCGCCATGGCTGTCATCGAGCGCCATCACCGCCTTGAAGCAAAATTCCGACGAGCGATACTTCAGAATTTCGTCGAGCGTGACGGCGGACCCTTGAATCTGCCCAGCCGCCATCGCGCCCATGGCGAGCGTCGAATCGCTGACGATGGTCAGGTTGGCGTCGAGCCCCTTCTCCTTGAAGTAGCCAAGATCGCGCGCAAGGAACATCGGGCCGTACCCGACCCAAACGGTCATTGCGATGGTCAGCTTGCCGGCCTGGGCCGGAACCGCCGCGCCCATCGTCAAGGCCGCACCCATGGCGAGGCCGATCGCCGCACAAGCGCCGCGCCGCCAGCCGAATGTCTTCTTCATTCTGGAAGTCTCCTGTTCAGGTTTGGGATCATCGTGGCGCTTGAGGCAACGTGGCGTCGATGATGGCGCGCACGTCGAACGGCAGCAACTCCGCCACTTCACGCTTGAAGCGGACGGGAGCATCGGAACGAGGAGCATCAAGCTCCTCGGCAAAGCGGCGGCCGCTCCATGTCGCGGCGGCGATGGTGCCGGGCGCGAGAGCGTCACCAAGAAGTGTCACACTCCTAATACCGGCACTGGACCAGTCATCGGCGCGGTGCTGGAGGTCGTCGAACAATTGTCGCTCCGGCAGCCGGCTGGTGACCAGAAGAACGGACTGGGCCTCGATGGTTTCCTCTCGCCCGGTGAAGATGCAAGCGAGGGTCGCGGTCTCTGCGCCGATGGCACGGATGACGCGTTGTGGAATGATTGTCACGCCAATCTCGATCAGCCGGGTTTGGATGCGATGCTGCTCCATGGTGTTGCGCGTCCAGTTCGCGACATCGGGCGTCGGCATCGCGAAGCTGACGGCGTACCCTTCCCGCACCAGCAGCTCCGCCAGCACATTGGCCATGACATAGTGGTCGTCGTCATAGATCAGAACGGAACGACCGTTCGGGCGAAGCCCCTCCATAAGATCATCCGGTGTCAGCACATCGGCCGCTGGGTGGATCGGCATCGGCGTGACCACATTGCGTGACACCGTATCCCGACGCCAGCGCGACCCGGTGGCGATCGCCACATGGCCAAAACCCATCGACAGCACATCATCGGCCGTAAGATCGCTGCCAGGATACAGGGTCACATTCGGCATCGCCGCAATCTGGCCCAGCCGGTAATCCGCGACACGGCCCCAGGCCGACAGCCCCGGCAGCAGCTTTTCGCGAGCCACGCGACCGCCGAGCACGGTGCCGCGTTCGGCCAGCGCCACCTCATAGCCGCGGCGGCCGAGCATCATGGCGGCTTCCAGGCCCGTGGGGCCGGAGCCCACCACCAGCACGGTCTCATCCGAGGCGCGCCGGGCGATGCGCTCGGGGTGCCAACCCCGCCGCCATTCCTCCCCCATCGAGGGGTTCTGGGTGCAGCGGATGATGGAGGCGGTGTGATCGCCGGCGACGCAGATGTTGCAGCCGATACATTCGCGGATGTCTTCCAGACGGCCTTCCTCGATCTTCTTGGGCAGGAAGGGATCGGCGATGGAGGGCCGTGCCGCGCCGATAAAGTCCAGGACGCCTTGGCGAACCATCCGCACCATCGTGTCCGGCGAGGTGAAGCGCCCGACGCCAACCACCGGCTTGGTCGTGAGCTGTTTCACGCCGAGGACATAGGGTTCCTGATAGCCCTCTTCGGCGAAGCGGGAGGTTTGGCTGTCATTATCCCAGCTCGACAGGGTCAAATCCCAAAGGTCCGGCAGCTCTGCCATATGGGCAATTACGTCACGCGCTTCGGCGGCGTGAAAGCCTTCCTCACCGATCAGTTCATCCATGGAAATGCGGCAGGCGACGGCGCAGCGATCGCCCACAGTGTCCCGCACGTCCGAAATCAGTTCGCGCAGCAGCCGGGCGCGGTTTTCCAGCGAGCCGCCATATTCATCGGTGCGGGTGTTGTAGCGGCGCGACAGAAAGAACATCGGGCCGCCGAAAAGCTTGCCGGCATAGACATAGACGATGTCGTAGTCGGCCTGTTTGGCGCGGCGCGCGGCATCACGGTGCCAACGGCGCAGATCGGCGATGTCTGTCTTGTCCATCGCCCGCGCCTGCACGGGATCGTTGAAGATGCTGGCGACCGGCAGATGCGCCGGACCCATGGGGATTTCACGGGAATAGAGGTTCGGCGCATTCATGCCGTTATGGCAAAGCTGCAACCCTGCGAGGGCGCCGTATTCATGAACGGAATTCGCCATGCGGGACAGCATGGGCAGATCCTGGTCATCCCACACTCGTAACTCGATAAAGGGCGTAATCTCGGCACTCGGATGGATTTCCGCCTGCTCGGTGCAGACCACGCCCCATCCGCCCTCGGCTTTGACCGCGCGCATGGTGGCAAGCGCGGAAGGGTCGCGGTATCCCATGCCGTTGCAATGCGGCACTTGGAAGAAGCGATTCTTCGCCGTTACGGGGCCGATCTTCACCGGTTCGAACAGCACATCGTAGCGGGGATCGCGGCTCATGGCGCGCCCTCAGTGCTCTTCATCGATCTCGTCATGCAACAGAGCGATAATCTGGCGTTTGATGGCGATGAAGTCGGGATCGAGCATCATGTCGAGTGAGCGGGGGCGCGCGATGGGGATGGGCACTG
This window encodes:
- a CDS encoding J domain-containing protein — encoded protein: MTTRRVPRARAYAPDPDAPGRLCDMPDCSALGCYKAPRSRTSLNEYLWLCLEHVRAYNASWDYYKDMTPGQIEVELRADASWQRPTWRLGANGGPRLPDEAILRDPFLDLAGRRTGSAEPAADHAPQELRQPLAVLGLGWPVSLDVVKARYKTLAKKHHPDANGGGNAAEEQIKAINIAYATLRTLWPAEERQMARS
- a CDS encoding Lrp/AsnC family transcriptional regulator, whose product is MSAVAMDDIDRAILRLIARDASLSLAEIAAQVRLTPTPCWKRIRRLEKDGVIKSRVAVLDQKALGLPVSVFVSVETTDHSAEWLTRFAELVERTPQIVDAWRMGGDVDYLLHVVVPDISAYDAFYRQLIAALPLRNVTSRFAMERIKSAPLPI
- a CDS encoding BolA family protein, producing the protein MTRSDRITETLTRTFAPLSLDVVDDSGSHAGHSGAAVGGETHFNVIMAAECFEGMTRVARARAVNDALADEFAAGLHALALTLRTPAERAKTL
- a CDS encoding SirB1 family protein, with protein sequence MGTLPDSEIALAETALLFARLDEPEADWRGARNHLSLLAREAAELSHWAGESAAAQAEALSGMLGARHDYSGDYETYDDLQNANLISVTERRRGLPISLGLIWLHCAEVAGWDCYGIDIPSHFILGLDADDGRVIIDVFASGQTLDDEDLENLLMRVQGSKPQRGGTIGRGRMGKRDVLLRLQRNIAHRRYKAKNLPGTLLCVEDMLRIAPETIALWQEAAVLNQQLDQMAAAVRCMGRVVALIPPGEDADVARATMRRLRSRLN
- a CDS encoding ABC transporter substrate-binding protein, producing MKKTFGWRRGACAAIGLAMGAALTMGAAVPAQAGKLTIAMTVWVGYGPMFLARDLGYFKEKGLDANLTIVSDSTLAMGAMAAGQIQGSAVTLDEILKYRSSEFCFKAVMALDDSHGADGMVAGKDITSIAQLKGKEIAMNEGSTSQFWFNYLLAKQGMTQSDFKVVNMTADDAAAAFIAGRIPAAVTWEPNLSFVKEHDKGKILINSAATPGVILDVLILRCDTIKNDPADVQALVDGIIKAVDYTKAHPKEAYADMAKSVGGYLSNPADFASAAGGVNFYDAALNKSYFGTSANPGAANGVIKLGLDIWGKLGKIKMPITYDTVIDPQFIDK
- a CDS encoding FAD-dependent oxidoreductase, with the protein product MSRDPRYDVLFEPVKIGPVTAKNRFFQVPHCNGMGYRDPSALATMRAVKAEGGWGVVCTEQAEIHPSAEITPFIELRVWDDQDLPMLSRMANSVHEYGALAGLQLCHNGMNAPNLYSREIPMGPAHLPVASIFNDPVQARAMDKTDIADLRRWHRDAARRAKQADYDIVYVYAGKLFGGPMFFLSRRYNTRTDEYGGSLENRARLLRELISDVRDTVGDRCAVACRISMDELIGEEGFHAAEARDVIAHMAELPDLWDLTLSSWDNDSQTSRFAEEGYQEPYVLGVKQLTTKPVVGVGRFTSPDTMVRMVRQGVLDFIGAARPSIADPFLPKKIEEGRLEDIRECIGCNICVAGDHTASIIRCTQNPSMGEEWRRGWHPERIARRASDETVLVVGSGPTGLEAAMMLGRRGYEVALAERGTVLGGRVAREKLLPGLSAWGRVADYRLGQIAAMPNVTLYPGSDLTADDVLSMGFGHVAIATGSRWRRDTVSRNVVTPMPIHPAADVLTPDDLMEGLRPNGRSVLIYDDDHYVMANVLAELLVREGYAVSFAMPTPDVANWTRNTMEQHRIQTRLIEIGVTIIPQRVIRAIGAETATLACIFTGREETIEAQSVLLVTSRLPERQLFDDLQHRADDWSSAGIRSVTLLGDALAPGTIAAATWSGRRFAEELDAPRSDAPVRFKREVAELLPFDVRAIIDATLPQAPR